From the Triticum urartu cultivar G1812 chromosome 4, Tu2.1, whole genome shotgun sequence genome, the window atggatgttatttatgtactttgatgtgacgtggcgagtgtaagccaactatgtatctcccccttttattatatattacatgggatgttataatgattgcctgacttgcgatattgctttcaatgcgattatgtctctaagtcgtgtcTCGACACGTgagagctatagccgcatcgagggcgttacatttgCGCTAGCCATCtcatggcaacttgtttaaccaTATGTCTGTACTCGGATATTTTTTGCTTCCGCCAACTCTTGTGTCTTCGAAcatttgtattcgagccttcaaggcctctggcttgtaatataaagcttgtattattttatttgtgtctagagttgtgttgtgatatcttcctgtgagtccttgatcttgatcgtacacatttgcgtgtatgatttgtgtacgattaaatcgagggcgtcacaaaccctctctccaggtatcaccttacagtctaggcacgcacgcctatcttctcttctcgagaggatgaaatcaatctgACTGAGTATTGGCCACTACTAAAAGTCACCAGATGTGCTTCTCTCTTTCTAAAGAGAGTGTTAGCTACAATCATGTCGTAGGCTAGAGCAAAGCTTAAGACATCTTCTCCTTGATTCCTGATGCCATAGCCAAAGCCCCCATGTGCCCCTTCAAAACATGTGCTAGATGTACTCATGTGACCACCGAGGTctcctcctatgaagagcttctcGCCAATCGGTACACTCCTAACCATGTCTTCCAGGCCTTCCTAGATTCCCAAGGATGTAACAAGCTGGATTTTTCATAAAGCAGCTATACTATGCTAACCCAAGCCGTGTTACCATTTGCGAAATCACACGTAGCAGTAGTTGACACAAAAAATTACTACAGCACAGCATGGATAAATCTCTCGTCATTCTGAGGTTAAACTGTGGTCAGCATATATATGCAAAACTAGTGCAAACAGAGGAACAAAATGCCAAAACTTCTCTGAATTTGCTATGCATGGAAGTACCTGGACTGGACCTATGGGTGAGTACACAGATACCATACCTTAAGTTCCCAGTTAGGTAGTTGATCCTTTAAATTAGGACGGTACACATTAGCTTGGGAATTAAGACAATTGGACACATATGATCTTCAATTCATTACTTAGTTTCAATTATCAGGCCTCTATATAAAGAATCAAAGAGGACCTTCTATGAGATATTAATCAAGTAGAAATAAACCAAAGAAGACATTAACAGTCATTCCTCTTCACATTCCTACATATGGACGTCGTAGTTCTCTTGACAACAGTTAAAATTATCTTGAATCCATTTGCTCAAACGAAATACAGGAAGGACGAGACATGGGTTGATTTAGTCTATTGTTAAGATGTGAATATTCAAAATAGACAGAAAATAGAAGGGGTTATTACAGGGCCAAAGCACAATGTACACCTGGGAATGGAGATGCAGAGAATGGTGATGTAAGGGCCACAAAGCTTGTGTTCAGAGAGCTCTATGGCCATCCTGAAGTGCCCATTGCAGTTCCTGAAGAAGGTACTACAGTGCTGTTCAATAGATCCCCACGATCACAGGCATTTGGATTATTACAGGGCCAAAGAAGAATGTTAGCCATCAACGCTGCTCACTGCTGTCACAACCTCTCAGAGCTGTTACTCACAGCCGTTGCCGTTGCACATTTCTGTCTCTCCAAGATTTACTGGAATGGTTGGAGGCCAAGTTATAATCTGAATATGAACCTCAAAAGTCAAGTTCTTGGTCATCAGGGTTCTGAATTTCTACATAAGTCATTTGTGTAGCCTTTTGAACAACACCAATAAAAACATTTCTCAAAGACATCAATCAAGGGAGAAACAAATGAACATTTGTACGATTTGCAGGGCATCCAAATGCCACTAGCTGCTCACCAAAATATCCTCCAACTTTTGAGGATAAGATACAATGCCTGTGCATAACTTATCAACAAGTATAGCAGAAGCCAAACTGCCTAATTCATATCCAGCTTTAAACATTGTATTCAGAATCAGCAGTGCGTCATCCATTCGCTCGGATTTGCTCAGAGACTCCAGCAAAGAATTGAACGTCTGTTCCCGAGGTTTCAGATTGTTCTTCAACATGCTAGCCAACCATGCCATACCATCATCAGCCCGCCTGACCTTACAGAACCCATTGATGACACTATCATTGCTACGTTCCAACGGTTCCAAGCCCTTAGCCTGCATCAAGGTAAGTAATTCAACAGCATGATCGACCTGCCCTTCCTTGCACAAGGTGTCAATGAGTGGTGTGAAGGTCTGCACACTTGGCTCCAAACCAGATGAGAGTAGCCGCTGATACATCCCTATCGCCTCAGCCAACCTACCAACCTTGCATAGGCCCTGAATCAACGTGTTATAAGTGATCACATCATGTTCAATCCCTTTTGTAACCATTCCCTCAAACACCCCAACTGCTTCGTCCACCCTCCTATGAACACAAAACCCTTTGGCGATAATGTTACAGCTAACTGTGCTCTCCTTGAATCCCTTGTCAAGCATTTCTTCATACACCTTGAGAGCCATCCCAAAATCACCAGCTTCACAGTAGTAATCGAGAAAAGAGCAATATGCATACTCACTGGGCTGTATACCTTTGTCCACCATCTCATCCCACATCTGCCGCGCATCGGCAATGTGGCCCATTTTACATAAACCAGTGAGTGCTGTGTTGTAAGTGACTACATCTATGGCATAACCACGCAGCTTGATCTCACTGAAGACACGAAGGGCCTCGCCACCCATCCCATGCGCAAAGAGCCCATGTATGACACGCTGGTAGACAAACGTAGCTGGAGGACATCCCGCAGAGATCATGAGGTGGAGCGTCTCAGACACCTTTGCGAAGTTGCCGATGGCCACAAAGGACGTGACAAGGTCGGCGGCAGCAGCAGATGAGGGAGGGGAGCCACGTCGTGCAGCATCTCGGAGGAGGCGGAGGCCGTCGAGCGGGCGGCAGTCGGCTGCACAGGCGCGCACGAGGCAGGCGACGGTGCCCGCGTTGCCTGGGAAGGCAGGGGAGGAGGAGAAGGTGGAAAAGAGGCGGAAGACGAGGTCGGGACGCGCGGCCCGGAGAGCGGCACGGGATGCCGCGTTGAGTGCGGGCAGGGAAGGGTGGAGGCCGAGGTGGGAGGCTAGCAGCGCGGCGGCATCGGCTGCGAGATGTGGCTGGAGGCTGAGGAGGAAGGCGTCGATCCCGGGGAGGTGAGGCGAAGGGGCAGGGGCGTCAGCGGGGGCGGGAAGGTGGGAGGCGAGGAAGAGGAGAAAACGGAGCGAGGGTTCaggggaggggaggaggcggGAGAGGGTTTGGCGGACGCAGCTCGGCTCGAAGAGCAGTTGGCATGGGACGAGCGACAGGAGGCGGGGCTCGAAGCGCGGGGCGCGGAGCACGGCGGCTGCCGCGCGGGAGGCGGTGTCAGAGACGGCGGTCGGTACCGGGGCGAGCTCGGAGGCGGAGCTGGAGCAGATGTGTCTGACGGAGGCGAAGCGGCGCGGAAGCGGGGACATGGTGGTGATCCgtggcgagcggcggcggcggcggcggcgtcgacgGGAGGAGAATGTGATGCTGTCGTGAGCCGCACGGGGGCCGGGGGTGGTCAGATTTGGTGGCGATGCGGCTCGCGAGGTTTTGACTTGGATTTGCCCTACGGCCCATGGGCCATGAGGCCCGCGTGTGCTTTAAGTTAAAAGCCAtgatcttctctctctctctatcgcTTTTCGTAAAGTTATTATCCAAACCTCACAGAAACCCTAACTAAACGAGGGCGACGCGTCGATGGCCGGGTACCGCAGCCGAAGCCGCAGCTACAGCCCACGCAGGCGGTACAGCCGCAGTCCTCCCCGCTACAGGCACTACGACGACCCGCGTGACCGTtaccgcggcggcggcggcgggcccCGCCGCGGGTACGACCGACCGTCGGCGCCCACCGGCCTCCTGGTCCGCAACATTTCACTCACCGCCAGGTGCCTTCCCCTCCCCCCTCCCAGCCGTAACTCTGGGGAGAAGAAGCATGTCTTTGAATCTGTATATCATTACATAGTTACTGCATGCAATTACTCCCTCGGTTttaaaataagtgtctcaagtTTGTACTAACTCTAGTATAAAATTGTACTAaggttgagacacttattttgggacagagggagtacatcaTATCGATGATTGGGTTTGGTTGTTGATTCTATTCAGTCTTATGTATTACTctctccgtcccaaaataagtgtttTGACTTTGTACTAACTCTAGTACGAAGTTGTACTAaggttgagacacttattttgggacggagggagtacttgatTAATTCTATGCATGCTTGTTTTCAAAGCGTAATTGTGGTACATATGGAATGATGTGTTGCTTGGTTTATATagtacatgtccttgatgagggtaatgtacaTCATATCAAGAAGTCATCAATGTCGccatcacttgttcgaacacttgaCACAACATTATAGTACATGTCCTTGATGACGGTAATCtactttgctgggactttgtgtttctccaaggcccaccacatgacattccgtGGTATCTTTTCATAGGCCTTCCCCAAGTCAATGAACACTATATGCAGGTCCTTTGTTTGCTCCCtgtatctctccataagttgtcgtaccaagaaaatggcttccatggtcgacctcacaggcatgaaaccaaactgatttttggttatgcttgtcattcttcttaagtggtgctcaatgactctctcccatagcttcattgtatggcccatcagcttaattccacggtaattagtacaactgaacatcccccttgttcttgaagattggttCGATGGTACAAGAGGGATGTTtagagttgtactaattaccaTGGAATTAAGTTGATGGGtcatacaatgaagctatgggagagagtcattgagcaccgcttaagaagaatgacaagtgTGACCAAAACATTGATTCCACGGTAAAAAATCCAGAATCCTGGGGCTTTTGATCAGACGGTGGGGAATTTAGATGAGACGTCATTAATTCTCATCTAGATGAGAATTAGCAAATCCATATTCTAATATCATAATTACTGATTTATGAACTGTACAGGTGATCCTATTGTTGCTTATGTGTCCGAGATCAATTAGATTTGAACTTTGGATATTTTCATGTGGATGTGACCTTTCACAGTTGAGATCTTATGGCTTGACGAGCCAAGATCATTTTTTTCATTATAACTGCCCCCATTTGCATAAATAGCCAAATGTATTAAAAACAGGAATAGACACAATACTAAATTATTAATTTTGTGTGTGTTTTGGGATGGCCATCATATCTTGTTTTCACATTTTGCTACTGCCCCAGTCAAAGCTTATCAGTAGTCTCTGTAATTGTCATTTGTATATACAATGCACTACAGATGTATGGTGTTTTCTGTCTTTTTCTGTGTGTGGATGAATTGCACCTTAGCTAACCGATTATGTTCCGCCGCCTTTGTTTTTTTTCATCTTTTGCAGGCTAGAAGACATCCGTGGTCCATTCGAGCAATTTGGCCCTATAAAGGATGTGTACCTTCCGAGAAATTTCCACACAAAGTAATTTTTATGCTTATATTACATTTGAAGATCAGTTCATGTCATACACATAGTCATGATTGATTATTGAACATTATGAAAGAAGTATATGAATTAAGTGAGATGCTGAATAATTTGTGTAATGCAACTGATATGTTATGCAGCTTGATTGATAATCTGTGAACAGCAATCCTAGATTTCGTACTGCTGTTATTCATGTGAATACAAGGGATGTTGCAATCTCAATGGACTTGAGTTTTCAAAAGAAATAATATTTTTAGCAAGCCCTTTGTGATGTCATGGCATAGCATATTGTGATTAACCCTCTAATTACATTCATTTGCATAAGCTGCCAGTTAATTTGCTGAATTTAACCAAATTAGGATTATTTAACAATTCTTCTCAACAGCAGTGTTGGTGAGCACTTGTTGCATATTCTCTTTCACTGGCAAATAATGTCTTCTGTATTTAGTCTTAACGAATTGCGCATTTGTCAATGTTGTTGGAATGAGAACAAACTGTTGCCGTAAAATTTATTTTAACTGTTGATTTTTTGTTGTTGAATATTGATCATTCGTAATATTGGTATATATTTTCCAGGAagtgttttttgttgttgttgaatAACAAGTAGTTTCTTGATCATTGGTCAAATTGATATATATTTCCAGGGAATTACGTGGTTTTGGGTTTGTGAAATTCCGCCACCCTGAGGACGCTGCATATGCCAAGCAAGAAATGAATCATCAAGTTATTTGCGGTCGAGAGATTACAATAGTTTTTGCCGAGGAGAATAGAAAAACCCCACAAGAAATGCGCTTCAGAACAAGATCAAGGTAGATATGTACTGTTTTTTACTTAGGCATTAGGTAGGGTAGTAAATATCAAATCTGAAATAACCAAAGGATATATTTTTGCCTCTGCTGATATAGTGGTAGGCATATGGATGGAAACTACAGAAGAAGGCAGTCGCtgtcaagatccccaaggtctcGTTACCCCTGTAAGTATAAAGCAGTTCATTGAATTCATATCTTATAGGCTTTCATCTGATTTTTAAATATTATCTCTTTACTCACAGCTTATTCACCCGAACCTTCTCCAGTTAGACGGCACTCCAGGTTTGATCTGGATGCTCTTCGAAATATAGATATGATTAACATGTTAACTTTCTTCAGTTTGATTTATACTGCACTGGCTACAGTATTCCAGAACTCTAATATTTGCGTAGAGCTAGCTTTGTTTATTATAAAGAATATGTTCACCATCAGCCCTGCCCTGCTGAGACAAGATGGAAGGGAAGTATATATGAAACCAATACAATCTACTTCACCTTGTCTTGAATTTTGTTGGTTGAACGTTGTTAAACCTTTCATTGGTATTGTGATTAGTATAGCCTCTTTAACTTAAGATTAAGGCTGCGTTTGGCAATTTGCATTGAGGTGGAATATGATAATCCATCTTTTCAACCAGCTTTTGTCTGTTTTTCCGTTTGGCTACCCGACTTGCTCCTGCTTTTGTGCCTATTTTTCACAGCAGATCATAAATTAAGTTCAGCGCTTAGCTTAACTATAATAGCTTATAGAGTCATTATAATCTCCTAAACATACCTATTGCATCCCCCCTGCCCACCCTGTCAATGATCTAGAAATGCAATCAGGTAAAATGGATAATGGTCCATTCTTTTTAACTTTCTTTGGTTCATTAACCAACAAGTTGTTATTTCATCATTGAAACGTAAATCAGCTTCCAAAATTCTTGTTTAAAGTGTTCTATCCTCGAAATTTTCATCTTGAATTGATTGCTAAATATCCTAGCTTATATGGTTGGTTATTTTCATttccgttttccttagttcgttAGTCAGGCTAGGAAGAAAGTAACTTCCAAGAAGTTTACTATTAATGATTGTGCATCTTATGTGGATTTTTCTGAATCCATTTTTAGCTTGTAAATCATAGTAAAGATAAcaagaaaatgagcaaaggagcTTTCCTGATCATTTGTATGCTCATGCCAAGCCCTGACGTCCTTGATTAATCTCTAACATTAGCAACATGGTTTTTGTCGACTATTTGGTGATTGTTGATTAATTTGTATTATCTATTTTCTGTTCTTGAAGTAAGGCTATTAAGTTGTGCTCTGAAACATGTTGCCTTGGTTTTGTATATTATCCAGTCATCAAAGAATGTAGAGTCTAAAAGCCCAAAAGATAATCATGATGTTTGGCGAATAAAGACCAAAGTGACAGTATTATGACCTCCAGAGTTGGAGCATGTGAAAGCTATACAGTTAAAGATAAAGTGGTACTAGCACTCAAGAGTGTAGAGATAATCTTGGCTAAGAAACCTGAGGGAAACAGTTATTTGTCAAGTGAACTGATGCTGTTGAGCTAGCAGTCGCAACACCTTAGTGCATTGCACGTTATATTTGGGGATCAAAGTGGGTAACCAATTTTGTGATGGAGCAGGTAACATTGATATCTCACTTTTCAATTCACTTGGCTTGGCAATAGGCATGACCAGCCAGTTGTGATGTTGCCATGCCGCATTAGCTGCTGTAGATAAGTTTGCAGTTCTCTAATTTAGTTTGCTCATGATGATACTTTCTTGTTCTTGTACTTGTCAGTTACCATATGTTTTTTGGTGTGTTGCTCCTTACATACTGTCAATTTGTTTGGTGCTAAGGTCAAATCTTTGATTGTTTGCAGGGACAGAGATAATTATTCCCCTAGGGATTCATACTCTCCACATACTCGGGACAAGAGGCAGCACATATCAGATGGTCGATCGCCTAGCCTAGATGGACATGAGCGTAGGATATCACCATCCAATAACGGACATGGTCCACCAGTTGACAGGAGGAGCCCAACCTTATCTCTCTCGCCTAAAGGTTCATTCTGTCAATGTTCCTCTTATTAATTCTCTTCTACTGTAATTAACTAATTATATGTTGATGTGTAGTTTCCTTAATATGCAGGCTGAGATGAATTTCAGTTCTACAATCCGTGACTGGGTGGTGAGAGCAGAGAACAATGCCTTCTTTCCTATTATGTTTTCTAGAATAGGTCGGTAGTTTTTGTAGTGAACAGACTTGTGTTCAAAAGCCAGTTGTTGAGTGTTGACACGTTTTATCAGTACTGTTTGTGATATATTGTGGGATCCGTTGAAGTCTATGATCAACTGGTACTTTGTGTGTTTTACGCTATATTTTGGTTCTGCTTGTGCTTGCAAGAGCATCATATTCTCTAGGACGGAGTTAACCACATTTGTTTATTTCAAGTCTAAGGGCCTTTTTTATTGAAAGGATTTCCGTTGAATTTTGGAGAATTGAAATCCTTGGGAAAATTTCCTATGCCGGTCTGTTTGATTTGTAGGATTAGATTTCTTTACACGCCGGCTACCTCCTGAGTCACTTCGTTGTTGTTGACGTACTCGAACATTGGTGCTTGACACGCTGGATCTGACGGTCGATGTAGCGTTGACAGAACCTCAACTCCATTGACTCCGACTCGAGTACTTGGTTAAGACGCCCGCGGATGACTTCGATCCCGTCGTGCTCCTGAATCCGCAAACTGGAAGTAAAGTtagaggaggtggaggaggttTGTTGACGTCTGGACAGCCATCAAGTAGGTGCTTGACACTTACTGCCCACACAAAAACCCCATTCGAAGCCTCGTCTTTTTCACTCTATCCCTCCACTTTGCTACGTATCCACGTAGTTTGAGACCGACGCTGTTGTACCACCTACTCCATCGCCCAGGCCTTGCCGAAGCTTTGCCGCTCTTCCTCCACGCAAACCCCAAAGCCTGACTTGCCCTTTCTTTCACACCTGGTCCGACCGCCGCCCAGGTAATTTTCAATTTTCGCCCCTGGACGTTGCTGTCCACGACATCACGCCTGACACGTGTTCCGGCAAATGCCATAGCCAAATttattactccctccatttttatatacaaggccacaaactcaaaTTACAGGTATCAAGACAAAAATTAATGTTTGCTTTACAAGCCA encodes:
- the LOC125551203 gene encoding serine/arginine-rich SC35-like splicing factor SCL28 isoform X1, which gives rise to MAGYRSRSRSYSPRRRYSRSPPRYRHYDDPRDRYRGGGGGPRRGYDRPSAPTGLLVRNISLTARLEDIRGPFEQFGPIKDVYLPRNFHTKELRGFGFVKFRHPEDAAYAKQEMNHQVICGREITIVFAEENRKTPQEMRFRTRSSGRHMDGNYRRRQSLSRSPRSRYPSYSPEPSPVRRHSRDRDNYSPRDSYSPHTRDKRQHISDGRSPSLDGHERRISPSNNGHGPPVDRRSPTLSLSPKVSLICRLR
- the LOC125551203 gene encoding serine/arginine-rich SC35-like splicing factor SCL28 isoform X2, encoding MAGYRSRSRSYSPRRRYSRSPPRYRHYDDPRDRYRGGGGGPRRGYDRPSAPTGLLVRNISLTARLEDIRGPFEQFGPIKDVYLPRNFHTKELRGFGFVKFRHPEDAAYAKQEMNHQVICGREITIVFAEENRKTPQEMRFRTRSSGRHMDGNYRRRQSLSRSPRSRYPSYSPEPSPVRRHSRDRDNYSPRDSYSPHTRDKRQHISDGRSPSLDGHERRISPSNNGHGPPVDRRSPTLSLSPKG
- the LOC125551202 gene encoding pentatricopeptide repeat-containing protein At5g18950-like, with product MSPLPRRFASVRHICSSSASELAPVPTAVSDTASRAAAAVLRAPRFEPRLLSLVPCQLLFEPSCVRQTLSRLLPSPEPSLRFLLFLASHLPAPADAPAPSPHLPGIDAFLLSLQPHLAADAAALLASHLGLHPSLPALNAASRAALRAARPDLVFRLFSTFSSSPAFPGNAGTVACLVRACAADCRPLDGLRLLRDAARRGSPPSSAAAADLVTSFVAIGNFAKVSETLHLMISAGCPPATFVYQRVIHGLFAHGMGGEALRVFSEIKLRGYAIDVVTYNTALTGLCKMGHIADARQMWDEMVDKGIQPSEYAYCSFLDYYCEAGDFGMALKVYEEMLDKGFKESTVSCNIIAKGFCVHRRVDEAVGVFEGMVTKGIEHDVITYNTLIQGLCKVGRLAEAIGMYQRLLSSGLEPSVQTFTPLIDTLCKEGQVDHAVELLTLMQAKGLEPLERSNDSVINGFCKVRRADDGMAWLASMLKNNLKPREQTFNSLLESLSKSERMDDALLILNTMFKAGYELGSLASAILVDKLCTGIVSYPQKLEDILVSS